The following are encoded together in the Planctobacterium marinum genome:
- a CDS encoding response regulator yields the protein MFDTKNLKVLILEDEYVQALYLRECLEELGIQQINVITNAEKADALLQQKRPDIAFLDIRMKDQDLGIEIASLCKGVGVEHVVFTSSFTDEDTLQRAMSVASDGFLLKPYDASNVKVQVFLCLARSGSTDEC from the coding sequence ATGTTTGATACCAAAAATTTAAAAGTACTGATCTTAGAAGATGAATATGTTCAAGCCCTGTACCTCAGAGAGTGTTTAGAGGAGCTGGGAATACAGCAAATTAACGTGATCACTAATGCGGAAAAAGCGGACGCTTTACTGCAGCAAAAGCGCCCGGATATCGCCTTTTTAGATATTCGAATGAAGGATCAGGACCTGGGTATTGAGATTGCCAGTTTGTGTAAAGGCGTAGGTGTAGAGCACGTCGTTTTTACATCGTCTTTTACTGATGAGGATACGCTACAGCGCGCCATGAGTGTGGCTTCTGATGGTTTCCTGTTAAAGCCCTACGATGCCAGTAATGTCAAGGTTCAAGTGTTCCTGTGTCTGGCTCGTTCTGGTTCTACTGACGAGTGCTGA